The DNA segment CGGATGGCGGAGCCGCCGTCCTCGAAGACCTGGTAGATGTCCTGGCCGCCGTAGAACTCGGTGTCGAACGCCTTCTTCGCGGCCGGGCGCAGCGCGAGCGCGGCCGGGAACGCGCTGGAGGTACCGGAGGAGATACGGGCCTCGATGCCCTTCTCCGTGGTGGTCATCCAGGTGGCGAACTCGACGGCGGCGGCGGCCTTCTCGCTGTTCTTCGGCACGGCGAAGGTGGTGCCGCCGAGCATGCCGCCGGCCGGCTTGCCGTCCCAGGTGGGGATCGGGGCGACGGCCCACTTGCCGCTCTGCTCGGGCAGGGTGCCGCCCAGGACGCCGCCGCCCCAGGAGGCGCCGAGGTAGCCGATGGTGCCGCCGGTCTTGAGGGAGTTGGTCCAGGCGGGCGAGAAGGAGGCGTTGGAGCGGACCAGGCCGTCCTTCACCAGGCCCTGCCAGTAGTCGGCGACCTCGGTGGTGGCGGCGTCGGTGGTGTCGACCTTCCAGGTGTCGCCGTCCGCCTTGAACCACTGGGCGCCGGCCTGCCAGACCATCGCCTCGAAGGTGGTCGGGTCGTCCGGGAAGAAGGTGCCGATGCGGGCCTTGGCGTCGGCCTTCTTGACCTTCTCGGCGGCCTTGCGGAACTCGTCCCAGGTGGTGGGGACCGCGATGTCGTACTTGGTGAACAGGTCCTTGCGGTAGAAGAACGCCTGCGGCGCGGCGTCGAAGGGCACCGCCCAGCTCTTGCCGCCGAGCGTCGTCTGCTCGATCGCCTGCGGGAGGAACTTCTTCTTCACGTCGTCGGTCAGGTACTTCCCGATGTCCTGGAAGCCGCCCTGGCTGACGAACTCGGGGAGCTGCGGGTACTCGACGGAGACCAGGTCGGGGGCGTTGCCCGCCTTGATCGCGTTGGAGATCTTGGCGTAGCCGCCGGCGTTGCCGGACGGGGTCTCCTCGAACTTCACGCGGATGTTCTTCTGCGAGGCGTTGAACGCGTCCACGACCTCCTTGGTGCCCTTGGCCCAGCCCCAGAAGGTGATGGTCACCGGCTTGGCGGCGGTGCCGGTGCCGCCGCCGGACGAGTCCTCGCCGCTGCCGCCGCACGCCGTGACGACGGCGAGGGCGGTGACGGCTCCGGCTATGGAAAGAGTCGTTCTGCTCCAACTGCGATGCACGGCGAAGCTCCTGGGATCGGCGGCGACATTGACGTTGGGCGAGATCCTTGGCGCCGTGCTGTCCGAAGTCAAGAGCGAAAGATTGAATGATCGAGAAAAGATCAGAACGTTATCGAGTGGTCGAAGCCCGCACCCGCAGCCGGGGGAGCAGTGCCAGATGCCGTCCCGGCTCGTCGTCGTCCCGCCCGGCGCCGAGCCGGGTGAGCAGCAACTCCGTGGCGTGGCGCCCGATATGGCGCTTGGGCGGGCTGACCGCGGTCAGCGGGATGTCGCCGAGCGCGGCCACCTCGTCGTCGTACGCGATCACCGCCAGGTCCTCCGGGACGCGTACCCCCAGGTCGGACAGGCGCTGCACCAGATGGATCGCGTCCACGTCGTTGTGCACCAGCGCGGCCGTGGCCCGGCCGGAGACCACCGCCTCACGCACCTCCCGCACCGCAGCGTCGAAGCGCTCCGGATCGACCTCGGGGCCGGACGTGCCGATCATCGGCGGTGCGTCCGTGCGCCCCAGCACGGCCAGGGCGTCCTCGTAGCCGGAGCGCACCGCCAGCGCGGTCGGGCTGTCGGCGCGGGCGACGAGCAGCGGGGTGCCGTGGCCCAGGCCGACCAGATGGCGCACGGCAAGGAGCACCCCGTGCCGGTGGTCGGAGCAGACCCGGTCCAGGCCGTCCAGCGGCGAGCCCGGCTCCGGGGTGCGCTCCAGGAGCACGGCGGGCACCGGCAGCGCGGCCATCCAGTCCCCGTACGCCGCCTGGTCCCCGGCCCCCCGCCAGGCCGGGGCGATCAGCAGCCCGTCCGCCCCGGTGGCCAGCAGCCCCTCGGCGCGCGCCCGGTCCTCCTCGGGGCGGTAGTCGGAGATCCGCAGCACCAGCCGGGCCCCCGCCCGGTCCGCGGCCTCGTGCGCACCCCGGATGACCTCGGCGAAGTAGTACGTGGCCGAGGGGGCGATCAGACCTATCACCGGGCCGCCCGCCGGATCGGGCGCGGCCGGGCCGGACGCCGACCGGGGCCAGGAGACCGACCCGTGCACCCGGTCGAGCAGCCCGCGTTCGGCCAGCGCCTCGACATCGCGGCGTGCCGTGACGGGGGAGACCCCGAGCAGGCCGGCGAGATCCGAGACACGGGCCGAACCGCGCTCCCGCACCAGGGCCAGCAGTCGTTCGTGACGTTCAGCAGCACTCTCGCGCACGGCGGCAGTCCCCTTGCAAATCGCGATGTGATGGCTCGGCTGGCCAGACCTTATTACGCCGTGATCGATTGTCGGAAGTTTCGATCATTCGATACGCACGTCTTGACGTTCGATCGCTCCCCGGTCGAGGATTTCCGGCGACGCCGAAGTCCGCCTCCAGGGGAGCATCATGCCCAAGACGACCCCGTACCCGGCCCGCACCCGTGCCGACTGGGAGCGGACGGCCGACCAACTGCTGTGCGCGGTACGCCCCTACGCCTCGCCCCGGCACGGCCGCATCGACCTCCCGGGACCCCGCCCCAGCTGGTCCGGACCCGCGTCGGACGGCCTCGAAGGCTACGCCCGCACCTGGCTCCTCGCCGCCCTGCGCGTCGCCGGGGCCCGCGGCGACGACCCGCACGGCCACCTCGACCGCTACGCCCAAGGACTCGCCGCCGGCACCTGCGCCCCGGCCGGCGGCCCGGACGCCTGGCCGGACATGGCCGGCACCCGCCAGGCCGTCGTGGAGTCCGCCTCCATAGCCCTCGGGCTGCGCCTCACCCGCCCCTGGCTCTGGGACAGCCTCGACGACACCACCCGGCAGCGCGTCGCGGGGTGGCTGCTGCCCGCCCTCGGCCCGTCCCCCGTGAACAACAACTGGTGGCTCTTCGGCCTCACCGTCGCCGGCTTCCTCCAGGACGCCGGCATCGAGACCGACCGGGCCCGGCACACCATCGACCGCGCCCTGGCACGGATCGAGGACTGGTACTCGGGCGACGGCTGGTACAGCGACGGCCCCAACCGCTCCTTCGACCACTACAACGCCTGGGCGATGCACCTCTACCCCGTCCTGCACGCCCACCTTGCCGGCGACCGCGACCTCCTGGACCGCTACGGCCCCCGGCTGCACCGCCATCTCGCCGACTACACCCGCATGTTCGGCGCGGACGGCGCGCCCATGCCGTTCGGCCGCTCCCTCACCTACCGGTTCGCCGCGGCCGCCGCCCCCTGGCTCGGCGCGCTGACCGGCCACACCCCGCTCGCCCCCGGCGCCACCCGCCGCCTCGCCTCCGCCACCCTCGGCCACTTCCTGGACCGGGGCGCCACCGACGCGAACGGCCTGCTCACCCTCGGCTGGCACGGTCCCTAC comes from the Streptomyces sp. NBC_00525 genome and includes:
- a CDS encoding ABC transporter substrate-binding protein, encoding MHRSWSRTTLSIAGAVTALAVVTACGGSGEDSSGGGTGTAAKPVTITFWGWAKGTKEVVDAFNASQKNIRVKFEETPSGNAGGYAKISNAIKAGNAPDLVSVEYPQLPEFVSQGGFQDIGKYLTDDVKKKFLPQAIEQTTLGGKSWAVPFDAAPQAFFYRKDLFTKYDIAVPTTWDEFRKAAEKVKKADAKARIGTFFPDDPTTFEAMVWQAGAQWFKADGDTWKVDTTDAATTEVADYWQGLVKDGLVRSNASFSPAWTNSLKTGGTIGYLGASWGGGVLGGTLPEQSGKWAVAPIPTWDGKPAGGMLGGTTFAVPKNSEKAAAAVEFATWMTTTEKGIEARISSGTSSAFPAALALRPAAKKAFDTEFYGGQDIYQVFEDGGSAIRQGWTWGPSMGTTNTVLKDQFGKVAGGGTTIPDAVKAAHDATVAELTKRGLKVEG
- a CDS encoding substrate-binding domain-containing protein, encoding MRESAAERHERLLALVRERGSARVSDLAGLLGVSPVTARRDVEALAERGLLDRVHGSVSWPRSASGPAAPDPAGGPVIGLIAPSATYYFAEVIRGAHEAADRAGARLVLRISDYRPEEDRARAEGLLATGADGLLIAPAWRGAGDQAAYGDWMAALPVPAVLLERTPEPGSPLDGLDRVCSDHRHGVLLAVRHLVGLGHGTPLLVARADSPTALAVRSGYEDALAVLGRTDAPPMIGTSGPEVDPERFDAAVREVREAVVSGRATAALVHNDVDAIHLVQRLSDLGVRVPEDLAVIAYDDEVAALGDIPLTAVSPPKRHIGRHATELLLTRLGAGRDDDEPGRHLALLPRLRVRASTTR
- a CDS encoding DUF2264 domain-containing protein, whose amino-acid sequence is MPKTTPYPARTRADWERTADQLLCAVRPYASPRHGRIDLPGPRPSWSGPASDGLEGYARTWLLAALRVAGARGDDPHGHLDRYAQGLAAGTCAPAGGPDAWPDMAGTRQAVVESASIALGLRLTRPWLWDSLDDTTRQRVAGWLLPALGPSPVNNNWWLFGLTVAGFLQDAGIETDRARHTIDRALARIEDWYSGDGWYSDGPNRSFDHYNAWAMHLYPVLHAHLAGDRDLLDRYGPRLHRHLADYTRMFGADGAPMPFGRSLTYRFAAAAAPWLGALTGHTPLAPGATRRLASATLGHFLDRGATDANGLLTLGWHGPYEPLLQSYSGPASPYWASKGFLGLLMPADHPVWTAPEEPLPVEREDAVTLLGPTGMLLQSTAADGLVRLHNHGSNHVGDDEDPGYARFAYSTRTGPTHGAVRDNHFALLLDGGPTTRRTAEPRTAGPGAAVSAHTPHPGVRVVSATLAHGRAEVRAHLVTGAPEGTPVRQTGWATNDPALTAQLHPVHGYGGAAHRLPGGSTMFGETSGLLAVDGVTTGERSLFVALASLTGEPDPDPVTALADVRVQGPDEIRVTWHDGTTAVLRVPAES